The stretch of DNA GACCACATGACCCTGAGATGGCAAAAAATAGAATCAAATGATTGCAATATTATTATTGTATACATAAACGAGTAACTGAATCAAATGAAACACAGCAGCACATTAAATGTTGAATAGATGACAACTGCTCAATGACCAGGAACAAGTTAATATAAACATTACAGTATCCTACCATTTCCCGAAGCACCGTTATGGTGTTGTTGCTGAACACTTGGAACATGCTCCGAGACTTAGGAAGTGTCCTCATCCAAGTGCATCCGAAGGTTTTATGCCAGGTGCAAATCGTCAGGATCAAGCACATCCAAAAGCTTATTGAACCCATTTTATGTAGGTGTACTGTAGTTCGCTGACTGTTCGCTATCAACCGAGGTGCAAAATTAGGCAGACTTCCGAAAGACAGCCTATACTTTGTATAATTCCGGAAAAAAATACGTTTTCCTCAAAGGACAAAGAGATAAAGTGTCTTCCTGATCGACCCTCTTCTCGAAAtccagagttctgtcatgctgcAATCTGTGTCGATATTTTATACAAAGATTTTGAAAGGTGTTCCGAAAGTGAAAGGTGGAAGTCCCGGTAGACAGGCGCTTTCATACCTGACAGTATATTTTTCGGCCTGGAGACAACGCACGGAAAGGACAGGTGCATCTCTCGAAGACTTGTTCAATTCTTGatgatttgttattttattttgaaatatTGGATTACCAACCAGGAACATGTTTTAGATTAAAAACATTACTTGTGAATCCATTTTAGTCAGACGACAGCGTAAATTAATATGCATTCTTTTCAAACATTTCGTTGTCCTTTCACTTCGGAAACCCTTGTGTTTAAATCTCGTCTTCGCAAACGCATCACCTTTTCATTTACACACGGAAACTATGGTATCCAACTACGTTGGAACCACTTGCTTAAAGGTGAATGTGGTTTCTGGACCTCGACTTCTTTTTTAAAGATACAGATCAACGTTGTATGGGTTATATCAACTACACATTCAACATTACTATATTTCGTTTTAGAAACGGGTTTTAGTGGTCTTATTTAATTTCGTAGACGAGCTCCTTTCTGCACCCGGTTTCAGAATAAGACACTGGTAGCCTATGCAGTGCACAGGCAGTATAGACCTTGACAATATGCTTACCTTGACATTAGTGCTTAAATTGGAGACTGTATTTCGGGTGCTTTTGAATCTGGGCCTACACGCACTTGTGAGTAAAATATGTCTATCACGTAGATCATTTGTCAAAGTATTCCGTATTCATGTGTTTTATTGGACTTTTATCCAGATATGTGAGTTTATGTTACCTCTGCATCTATTATCTTTCCACTGTAGAGACTGAAGAGTAACAGCACGGTTAGCGATTGCTATACTCCATTGAACTAACATTCAGAATGTGGAGTTATAATTATGTTACATATTTACTGGATATCATGCACTTGCTAGAAGTAATAACTATCTGAATCAACAATGTTTTACAGTGATATGATGATGTCTGAAAGGGCGGGAAAGTATGGCTGGAATTCAGAGTATTGTAAAGGAGTTTATTGTTTTTCATTGAAGATGATGTTGATATGCAATTGTTAGTAGGAATAACATCTCATTTATAAACATTTAAACGAAAAAGTCGTTGTATTTCAAGGTTGCTTCACACCATTGAATTTTACAAAATTGCTAGCACAATTTCAACCAATGTAAGGCGTGTTTGTATCTTAATTTAAATAGCATAGCCTACATGGAAATAATTTGCATCACGGAT from Oncorhynchus mykiss isolate Arlee unplaced genomic scaffold, USDA_OmykA_1.1 un_scaffold_336, whole genome shotgun sequence encodes:
- the LOC118951907 gene encoding interferon a3-like — translated: MGSISFWMCLILTICTWHKTFGCTWMRTLPKSRSMFQVFSNNTITVLREMGHVVSREPHITFPYEEYRHVDHFKDDDKIVFISQTLNAIEKLYRSDNYDSFWDQK